DNA from Flavobacterium aestivum:
ATTGATTGAGTTAAATCCATAACTCTATAATTTACAGGAGTTCCTTTTGCATATGGCGAAGCAAAAATAACACTCAAGCCGTCCGTTCCTTTTTCATTTTGCATTACAAACGCTGGTTTGTTGGGTGTGGAGGAACGTGCAAAATCCAAATCGCCCCAGCCATCTCCAGTATAATCGGAAGGACCATTACCGCTCATGTGTGCATGTACGGTTCCAATGGTATTAAATTCTTTTCCTGTTACTGGGTCCTGTAGATTTCCATTTTTATATGAATACCCCATTCCACCACCATTTCCTTCTGAACGTGAATTATTATAGTCAGGCAATACCAAAGCACTTTTGTCTCCAATCACCGCTAGTTGTTCTCTACCAGTAGCTTTAGTATTATTCATTACTCTTGAATAAGCATCCTTTTCATTTGAATACATTATGCTTCCGTCTTTTCTAAAATCCGCAGTACCGCCACTTGCAGTAGTTTGTTTGTCAGTATCACCAACGTAAGTGCCTTTATTACCGAGGTCTTTTTGTGATTGTACTTTTGGGTCAAACTGCATCACACCTTTCAAGTCTTTATACCAATCTGTTGCTTCCATCCCATCAGGATCAATAAAATAAACTGGATTATCCATTGCATATGCATAAGGAGAAAAACGTCTTGAGGTTTCGGCTTTCGGATCAATTTGCCAAAATCCTGGTCTATCAGGAGTATAAATTCTCGCTCCATAATCATAAACATTTAAGTCCAATTCATCCTGCAATTCCTTTCCACCAAAAAGTCTTTTTTGTGCTGGATTTGTTGAAGTAACCACAGAATTATATCCTTGATGTTTTAACCCAAAAGGGTAGTAGTGACTTTCCTCTATTATCTCATTATTGGTAATAGTCCCATCGCCATTAGCATCCCCATAACTCAATCTAACATTCCCTAAATGGTCTTTGTACTGAAACACATATTTATAAGAACTTCCGTTAGGTTCTACATAACCTTCCGCCGTTGGGAAAAATTTCAAGACATTGTTTTCGTACTGGAACCCACCACCTAAATAATCCGTAACTATTGTGCTCGCAGGTGATAATACAGTTACTGTTTTCTTTACTTTTATCCCAGTTGCGTCGTAAATATATGCAATAAAATTCCCACTTCCAAAAGTTATTTTAGCAGGAAGATTCAAATGATTGTACACAATCGCGGTAATGTTCTTGTTTTTATCCGTAATCATGTTCCCATTGGCGTCATAACTATAATCATCACCCGTTTTGTTACCATCAATAAAACCCTGACTATCATTGCCCGCAGGGCTGTCAGTTACTTTGGTAAGTTGGTTAGAGTTCGCATTGCTGTAATCATAGGTTAAATCATCTATCTGGAAAATTATGGAAGGTGCATCACTGCCACCAAATCTTTGTAGTGATAGGATATTACCATTCTTGTCATAACTCA
Protein-coding regions in this window:
- a CDS encoding RHS repeat domain-containing protein, translating into MANAKGLATGSWTRVLTSSTENLGETTSTFYDSKAKPIRSYTQNHLGGYSYTDSKLDFTGKPFYTITKHKRATGDAELVVKEDFTYSPQGLLLTHTHQINGGAIQLLAANTYDDLGQLSSKKVGNNSGTPLQKVDYSYNIRGWLTGINKIINLQQDTDPKDWFAFAINYNKPTTTAGAKSLYNGNIAEIFWLSNSDGTSRSYGYQYDDLNRLKKAIYQKPGENIPVSGAYNESLSYDKNGNILSLQRFGGSDAPSIIFQIDDLTYDYSNANSNQLTKVTDSPAGNDSQGFIDGNKTGDDYSYDANGNMITDKNKNITAIVYNHLNLPAKITFGSGNFIAYIYDATGIKVKKTVTVLSPASTIVTDYLGGGFQYENNVLKFFPTAEGYVEPNGSSYKYVFQYKDHLGNVRLSYGDANGDGTITNNEIIEESHYYPFGLKHQGYNSVVTSTNPAQKRLFGGKELQDELDLNVYDYGARIYTPDRPGFWQIDPKAETSRRFSPYAYAMDNPVYFIDPDGMEATDWYKDLKGVMQFDPKVQSQKDLGNKGTYVGDTDKQTTASGGTADFRKDGSIMYSNEKDAYSRVMNNTKATGREQLAVIGDKSALVLPDYNNSRSEGNGGGMGYSYKNGNLQDPVTGKEFNTIGTVHAHMSGNGPSDYTGDGWGDLDFARSSTPNKPAFVMQNEKGTDGLSVIFASPYAKGTPVNYRVMDLTQSMPNINADNIQKGSTSLRNFAKSVDWKGMLKK